The Pseudomonas sp. IAC-BECa141 genome contains the following window.
GCAGGCGCAGTTGCGGAATCGGCGGTTCGTCATCGAGATCCACCGGCTCCAGCGACAGCGAAGGCTCGGTGCGCTCCGGTCTGATCGGCTCGGCCTCGACGGCTTCGGGTGCCTCTTCGACGTCTGCTGCGCGCTCATCCGCCGGTTCGCTGAACAGGCTGTCCGGCCATGTCGTATCTTCCGGTTCGTGGCTGTCGCGGCGGGCACTCAGGGCGTCTTCACGCGGGCGGCCGAACTCGGTGGTCGGCTGGATTTCCCGCTGTTCAAGGCGAGCCAGTTCTTCGTCCAGATCCAGGCTGTCCAGATCCAGCTCGGCGGCACTCCATTGCTTCTGGCTGATGGCGCGCGGTTCGGGCGTTTCGACGATGGCCGGTGGCTCGACAGGCGCCGGCTCGCTGATTAACGGCGTGACCGGCGTGACCGCTTCCTTGCCTGCATGTTGCTCCAGCAATTGCTTGGCGGCATTGAACACTTGCAGGCAGGAGCCGCAGCGAACCACCCCGCGGGCCACGCTCAACTGAGCATGGCTGACGCGGAAACTGGTTTGGCAATGCGGGCACTGGGTGACGAAGCTGTCGGTCATGCGGCGGTCCGGATTGAGCAGGCGGTCATTCTAGCGCCGACGGCCGGTGATGCGCACCCAGCCATCACGATTGGCGATCGGGTCGAGATCGAAGTCTTGCGCGTAGGCAGCGGCGACTTCGTCACCTTGTTCGGCGAGGATCCCGGACAGTGCCAGGCGCCCGCCGGATTTGACCAGGCCGGACAGTTGCGGTGCCAGGGAAACCAGCGGACCGGCGAGAATGTTGGCCACCAGTACGTCGGCTTTGACCTGCGGCAGGTCTTCCGGCAGGTACAGCGCAAACAGTTCGTCAGCGATGTTGTTGCGCCCGGCGTTGTCGCGGGACGCTTCCAGCGCCTGCACGTCGATGTCGGTGCCCACGGCTTCTTTGGCGCCGAGCAGCAGGGCGGCAATCGCCAGAATCCCCGAGCCGCAGCCGAAATCCAGCACGTTGCAGTCTTTCAGGTCCTGGCCGTCCAGCCATTCCAGGCACAGAGCGGTGGTCGGGTGAGTACCGGTACCGAACGCCAGGCCCGGATCCAGCAGCAGGTTGACCGCGTCCGGCTCCGGTGCGGCGTGCCAGCTCGGCACGATCCACAGGCGCTGACCGAAACGCATTGGCTGAAAACCATCCATCCAGCTGCGTTCCCAGTCCTGGTCTTCGATCACTTCGCTGTGATGCTCGGGCAGCGGGCTGCCGGTCAGCAGTTCCAGATGGGCCAGCACCGGTTCCGGTTCGGTACCGCCTTCGAACAGCGCCAGCAAGTGGGTGTGCGACCACAGCGGCGTGGTGTTGAGTTCCGGTTCGAAGATCGGCTGATCTTCGGCGTCCATGAAGGTCACCGACACGGCGCCGACTTCGAGGAATGCGTCCTCGTAGGTTTCGGCTTGTTCCGGGGTGATGGCGAGACGGACTTGCAGCCAAGGCATGGCGGGCACCTTTGAAAATCTGTGGGGCAGCCCGAAGCTGCAAAAGCGCGCAGTTTACGCCAGGTCGCCGGCAAAGTGGACACACCGCTTGGCTGTTACACATTCGCGGCCGCGATATACCTATGTATGGCCTGAGCACTGTTGTCGGCAAATAGAGTCAGGGCTCATCTCTATGCAACAAAAGGCTGGGCGACATGGCGGATCAACAAGGGATTGTAGAAGAACTACCGGTAGCCGCTGCGTCTGCGGGGTCGGTGCAGGAGATCCTGCTGCGCATCACGCGCTGGCAGGTGATGATCGACAAGCGCTTGAACAGCCAGATGACGTTGCTCGAGGCACTGGAGCATTTCGCATTGACTGAACTGCGCAGGCATTACCCGGACGGCCATTTCGCCCCGGGTTTTGTGGTTGCCCTGCTTGACGCCATTCTGCAGAAGCTTATCGACGGCCGGCCAGTCATGTTCCTGGCGCTCCAGGACGCGCCATTTCGCTGGCCGGGGGGCGCCGACCCCGGTTTGCCGTCCAGCCGTCATGAGCATGTTATCCGGACGGTGGATAGCGTTTCGCTGCATTTCCTCGACCAGTACAAAAAATACCTGCGAGAACATTGGGCGACAAAAGGGCAGGAAGCGCTGTTTGATCGTCTGGTCAAACGCAAGCTGCGGCGCTATATCAAGGACATCGAGTTGCTGTTGCACCGTGATCGACTGGCGGGCCTGACACTGGATCGATTGCGCAGCAAAATCGACCGGGTTCAGGCCCGGAGCACGCGTCGGTACCGGTTGACCGCCCTGGCAACCGGTGCAGAGAAAAAGATTCTCGAGGCGCATTCCTTCGCGCAACTGCCGTCATGGATGAAGGCGCTGAAGGAGCCGGAACGCGCCCTGTTGCGCGATTATCAGGAGCAGACTTCACTGGCCCAGGCAGCACTCGATGACCTGCTGCTGGGCTACGGCTCGTTGCGCGACTTTGCCCGCCAGCAGGCCATCGAATACATTCAGCTCAAGCTCGACATGACGGTTGAACCAGACCGGATCGACGTGCGGCTCAAATGGCGCTCGGCGGTCGGTGAGCCGACCCACAATCGCAGCCTCAGTGATCTGCTGGCCTGCGGGCCGATCGGGCAGGACTTCGCAGCGGTACTGGAGATCAGCAGTCCTGCGCCATTGCGCAATCAGTCACTGAAGCCGACATTCGTTGCCGATATGCTGGCGATGCAGGATTACCCGGCAGACTACCTGCGAGTTCTCGCCGTGCAATATGAGCGCACAGAAGTACTAAAGGCGCTCATCGATTGGTTCGCCGCACGGCTTCGGCAGAGCGCATTCGTCGCGCGCTGCGCAGCTCATCTGTCGGATTCCGACCATGAGCGTCTGGAGCAGGTGTGGTCTGGACACGCTATCAACAAACCGTTGCAAGTGGCCGCACTGACACTGCCCAACGGCATGCAGTGCGCCGATCTTCTGGTGTTCTACCAGGCAGAAACCGAGCAAGTGGTGAATCATCTGGTGCTGTACGCGCCCAACAAACCGGACGGTCAGGAGTGGGTGCGGTTGCCGTCGATTGCGGCGTTGACCGGCGAAGTGTGGAGCTGGACGCAGAGCGAATCCGGTCGTGAGTATCTGTTGCAGCAACTTTCGCCGACGGCACATCACGCTGCACGGGATTATCTTTTGGCCGCGGCGGCCAGCCCCGCGCTCTGGGGCATGCAGAGTGACCTTCGACGAGCGCCTCTGTCGTTTGCCGAATGCGTCGAAGCCGCTGCAAAAATGGGTCTGGCAAACAACCTGCAGCGGGTCGAGCAGGACAACTCGCTGCGCTGGTACACGACGCTGGGGCTCGAGGCCCGCCGGCACATCAGCAGTCTGAATCAGGAACTGATCGTTCATCAGCAGGTTTTCAACGAGCTGCTCGGCGGTTTCGAGGTTTTTGTTGATTTCGCCAAGCGCACGGTTGCCGCAGCGATCACGCCCTACATGCGCAGCAAGAACGTGCTGGAACCGGTCGATCCGGCCACCGTGTTGATCGATTACAACCCTGGCGTCGCCGACCGCAGGAAGCAGCAGGTGTCAACGCTGCTCGACCTGGCCATTCACGGCTACGATGACAACTCCGGCATCGAACATCCGAAAAAAGGCGTGCGATCGTCGGTTGGCCAGGATCTGAGCCTGGTGCGCAGCGCCGATCTGGCGCTGTTTCTGCGTCGGGCGGGGCTGGGTGAAAAATACGCCAGCGAGATCCGTGGCAAATATCTCGACCCGCGTGATGCAGCCTACGAACCGCGTCGCTTTGCCTATCGCAACGTACTGCTGTCAAAGATGGACCGTGATTTACGCGTGGCCAGAAGTCAGGCGCGATTGAGCGACGCGGTGTATTCGGCACTGGTCCGTCAGGTCTCTCTGTTGAGCCAGGTGCCAGCACCGGGTGCGCATTTTCCCGGCGCGAGCATGGTCGAAAGTGACGGCGTGTTCAGGTTCACCGTGCGCCACCACGTCGTGCTCGGGGTTTATGTTCTGACCTCGTTCGACCCCGAGCCGTCCTGGTGGCTGTACACGCCTGACGCGCCCGACGGCGTTGTGGTGCGTGCATATCAATCACTGTTCGGCGATATCGCAGGCGCTTTGCATGACTACTTGATGGCGCGTACGCCGGTTGCCGCGCGCAGCATCGTGTCGCGCACCCTGTATGCGATTGCGGCAAAAAAACAACGGGTCGATACGCTGTACGAAGCGCAGCGCCTGATTGACGCGCGCAGCGAGTTCAATGCGTACATCGAGCGCGCGGTTACGGATGTGCAGGACATCACCACCAGCCGCGCGCAAATGATCGAACGCCAAGTGGTCAAGGGGCTGATGTTTGCAGCCGCACCGTTTTGCATGGTGTTCCCTCCGTTTGCCTTGCTGCTTGATGTAGTGTTCATTGCCGTCAGCGCCGGTCGGGCGGTCGCTGCGCATCTGGAGGGTGACGTCGATGGCGCTCTCGGCCACTGGCTGGAGGCGTCGTGGGGAGCATTGTTCGCTATGGTCGGCGCTGGCAGTGCGATCAAGTGGCTGGGCAGCGCGGCCAGAAGTCTGAAGAGCACGATGAGGCCGGTCTCGTTGTTGTCAGAGCGTCTGAATACCGTGGCTCCGCTGCGCAGGGAAGCGCTGCCGGCGACCCGGGAAGTACGCTTCCATGCCAGGCAGGCCGTCAGCAAGAAGCCCGAGGGTTTGCAAAGGGTGAGCGAAGAAGGCGTCTTTTTCGGCACCTGGCGCAGCCCGCCCAGCGCTGCACAGCCGCACCCGGCCTATTACATTCGCAACAAAGGCAAGTATTTTCTGGTCAGGGAAAATCCGCATTTCGGTGGGCTGAGCCTGGTCGATGCCCGTCGCCCGAACGCGATCTATCAGCAACCGATACGTCTTGCTGCGGGCGGCAAGTGGGTACGCGCCAGGGTCGGACTCGCAGGTGGCAACGTGCGCGACCTTGGGCGCGTGAACAATTTGAATGATGCTTTTCCTGGAGGTGTCGAGCCGGTGCTGAACCGCGGCGCGCTGCAGGGCGAGGCCGTGGTGGCGGCTTTCCATCCCGGATCGCAAGATAACTACCTGTTTTCCCTGAATGCGCAGAGTTACGTCATCGCCTCGCTGTATAACCCGACGACAAGAGCGGGGGCGGTCATTCATTTTGATCACAATATTCGTCCGTTGATCGAGCGAAGTGTCACGCAGGTGCTGGAGCGTCTGGGGGGAACACCGCAGAACATTCGCGCCACGCTGGTGGGGGGCGACTGGCTGTCGGCGGGCGCTGACATCGGCGGTCCGGTCAGGCGCGTGTTGCGCGAACAGGGCCTGCAGCCGACCTGGGATTACTGGTCATACTCGTCGTGCCTGGGCAACAGCTATGGCGTGGTGCTGAATCTGAACAATGGAGTCTCGAGAGTGTTCAAGCATTCCTCTGGTCAGATTGGCGGGCTGTACAACCCGCTTATCGCCAGATCGACCTATGCCACGGACGGCCTCTCGATACGCGCCCGAAACTTTACGAGGCGGTTCAAGCGCAGACCGTTACATGAAAACGCAGCAGGAGTGGTGGTCGATGATGCTGGCCAGCGGGCGTCTGACACAATGGTCGAGCAGCACGCGTTCTCCACGGTAATGGTCTGATGGCTTTGTTGCAGGTATAAAAAAACCCGATCCACAGGGATCGGGTTTTTCATGCCGCTTCAGCCTTACGACTGTTTGGCCAGCTTGTGCTCGAGGTAGTGAATATTCACGCCCCCTTTGCAGAAGCCTTCGTCACGGGTCAGATCACGGTGCAGAGGGATGTTGGTCTTGATCCCGTCGACCACGATTTCGTCCAGGGCATTGCGCATGCGGGCCATGGCTTCGTCGCGGGTCGCGCCGTAAGTGATCAGTTTGCCGATCAGCGAGTCGTAGTTCGGCGGAACGGCATAACCGCTGTACAGGTGCGAATCGACGCGAACGCCGTTGCCGCCTGGAGCGTGGAAATGCTTGACCGTCCCCGGGCTCGGCATGAAGGTGCGTGGGTCTTCGGCGTTGATCCGGCACTCCAGCGCGTGGCCGCGGATGACCACATCTTCCTGGCGGATCGACAGCTTGTTGCCGGCGGCAATGCTGAGCATTTCCTTGACGATGTCGACACCGGTGACCATTTCCGAAACCGGGTGCTCCACCTGAACACGGGTGTTCATTTCGATGAAGTAGAAACGACCGTTCTCGTACAGGAACTCGAAGGTGCCGGCGCCACGGTAGCCGATGTCGATGCACGCCTGGACGCAGCGGGCGAAGACTTCCTGGCGGGCCTTCTCGTCGATGCCCGGTGCCGGCGCTTCTTCGAGAACCTTCTGGTGACGGCGTTGCAGCGAGCAATCGCGGTCGCCCAGATGGATGGCGTTGCCCTGGCCGTCGGACAGAACCTGCACTTCGACGTGACGCGGGTTGGTCAGGAATTTTTCCAGATAGACCATCGGGTTGCCGAACGCCGCGCCCGCTTCGGAGCGGGTCAGTTTCGCCGAGGCGATCAGGTCTTCTTCCTTGTGCACCACGCGCATGCCGCGACCACCACCGCCGCCGGCGGCCTTGATGATCACCGGATAGCCGACTTCACGACCGATGCGCAGCGCCGTTTCCTCGTCTTCCGGCAGCGGGCCGTCGGAACCTGGAACGGTTGGCACGCCCGCTTCGATCATCGCGTGCTTGGCCGATACCTTGTCGCCCATCAGGCGAATGGTTTCGGCTTTCGGGCCGATGAAGGCGAAGCCGGAGTTCTCGACCTGCTCGGCGAAATCAGCGTTTTCCGCAAGGAAACCGTAGCCTGGGTGAATGGCGGTAGCGCCGGTCACTTCAGCGGCCGCAATGATTGCCGGGATGTGCAGGTAGGATTGCGCGGCAGAAGCCGGGCCGATGCAGACGGATTCGTCTGCCAGACCCAGGTGCATCAGCTCTTTGTCGGCCTTGGAGTAAACGGCGACGGTCTTGATGCCCATCTCTTTGCAGGCACGCAGAATCCGCAGGGCGATCTCACCGCGGTTAGCGATCAGAACTTTTTCCAACTTCGCAGTCATCAAAGGCTCTCCGCAGTTCAAACGATGGTGAACAGCGGTTGGTCGTACTCAACCGGCTGGCCGTCTTCGACGAGGATGGACTCGATCACACCGCTGGTTTCAGCTTCGATGTGGTTCATCATCTTCATGGCTTCGACGATGCACAGGGTGTCGCCTTTCTTCACGGTCTGGCCGACTTCAACGAAGGCTGGCGAGGTTGGCGAAGATTTGCGATAGAAGGTGCCGACCATCGGCGAACGGGCAACGGTGCCGTTCAGCGCTGGAGCAGCAGCGGCAGCTGGAGCAGCGGCTGCAGCAGCAACCGGAGCGGCAGCGGCGGCAGGTGCAGCGGCCGGAGCCTGCATCGGAGCCGGTGCATAGTACTGCTGCGCCGGGGTCTTGCTGTGACGGCTGATGCGTACGGACTCTTCGCCTTCCTTGATCTCGAGCTCGTCGATGCCGGACTCTTCCAGCAATTCGATCAGTTTCTTAACTTTACGGATATCCATGAATCATCAACTCCCAAGGGTCGGTCAGGGGCGTATAGCTTGTTGTTCAAGCTGCTCTAGTGCAGCCTCCAGGGCCAGTCGATAACCGCTGGCGCCAAGGCCGCAGATCACTCCTACTGCTACATCGGAGAAGTAGGAGTGATGGCGGAAAGGTTCGCGTTTGTGCACGTTGGACAAATGCACTTCGATGAATGGGATGCTCACTCCCAGCAGCGCGTCACGTAATGCGACACTTGTGTGTGTAAATGCTGCCGGGTTGATCAGAATGAAGTCCACACCCTCGCCACGTGCGGCATGGATGCGGTCGATCAATTCGTACTCGGCGTTGCTTTGCAGATACAGCAGATGATGGCCGGCTTCACGGGCGCGGCGTTCCAGGTCCTGATTGATCTGCGCCAGGGTGGTCGACCCGTAGGTCCCCGGTTCCCGGGTGCCGAGCAGGTTCAGGTTGGGGCCGTGCAGCACCAGTAGCGTTGCCATCTGCGTGTTCCTTGTTATGGGTGAGCCTTCGTCAGAACCCGGCGACTATGCCGCAAAGCCTTTGTGACTGTCCAGTTCTCTGCAATAGCCAGCACGATGACCGATGTTTGCGCAAAATATGTGACTGAGTGATTAAATCCGGTCATTCGCTTTGGCAACACGTTCGGCGAAGTCGCTGGCGTTGATCTCGCCGATCACCCGCACATCGCGACGTTCCACCCCGTCCTTGCCGAAGAACATCAGCGCCGGTGGGCCGAACAGGCTGTAGCGGTCGAGCAGGGTGCGCTGTTCGGCATTGCTCGCGGTGATGTCGAAGCGAATCAGCCGATAGCCCTTGAGCCGATTCACGACCGTGGCGTCATTGAGTACTTCGTGTTCGATGACTTTGCAGCTGATGCACCAGTCGGCGTACCAGTCGAGCAGCAGCGGGGTGCCGGCGGTTTTCGCTTCGAGCAGCACCCGGTCCAGTTCTGCCGGGGTGCTGACGGTCTGCCACGAACCGCCGTCTTGCGCCGACAATCCGCTGTCGGCAAGGCGCGCCGGGGCTATCGGATTCAACGGGTCGGTCTGCCCGCTGAACGCGCCGTACCAGCAGGCCAGCGCATAAAACAGCAGGAACATGCCCAGCAACTGGCCGAGGCGTTTGCGCGGCGGTTTGTAGACGAATTCCAGAGCGCCGAGGAACAGGCCGACGCCACCGGCCAGCAAGCCGATCAGCAGCAGCGTGATCTGGCCCGGCAATACCCGGCTGAGCAAACCGATGGCCAACCCGAGCAGCAACACGCCGATGCCGTTTTTCACGTACATCATCCACGGCCCGCTTTTCGGCAGCCACGCCGCGCCGCCAGTGGCGACCAGCAATAACGGCGCGCCCATCCCCAGGCCGAGCATGAACAGCTTCAGGCCGCCGCCCAGCGCGTCGCCACTGGCGCTTATATAAAGCAGCGCGCCGGCCAGCGGGGCGGAAACACACGGCGATACCAGCAAACTCGACACCACACCCAGCACCGCCGCGCCCCACAACGAGCCGCCTTCGGTGCGCCCGGCGATCCGGTCGAGGCGGCTGCTGATGAAGTGCGGCAGTTTCAGCTCGAACACGCCGAACATCGCCAGCGCGAACACCGCAAAGAACATCGCGAACGGCACCAGCACCCACGCCGATTGCAGCCGTGCCTGCAAATTCAGTTGCGCGCCGAACAGCCCCATCAAGGCCCCGAGCAGCGCAAAACAGGCGGCCATCGGCAGCACATAAGCGAGGGAAAGATTGAAACCACGCAAACCGCCGACCTGCCCTCGCAGCACCACGCCGGACAGGATCGGCAGCATCGGCAATACACAAGGCGTGAAGGTCAGCCCCAGACCCGCGAGGAAAAACAGCGCCAGGTCACGCCAGTCCCAACCCGTCACCGGAGTGGACGCGCCACTTGCCAATGCGTTGCCTTCGATGCTCAGGCGTTCGGTTTCCGGCGGATAGCATAGACCCTTGTCGGCACAGCCCTGATAGGTGACGGCCAGTGTGAACGCCCGGGCGTCATTGCGCGGCAGTTCCACGTCGAGAATGCCGTGGTAGACCTCGACGTCGCCGAAATACTCGTCGTGTTTCTGTTCGCCCTGGGGTAACTGTGCGGCACCGAGTTTCACCTCGGCAGGTTCGGCTCGAAACTGGAAGCGATGGCGGTAGAGGTAATAGCCTTCGCTGGCAACGAAGCGCAGTTTGACCGATTGCGGGGTGCTCTCGACCAGGCTCAGTTGAAAGGCTTCGCGCACCGGCAGGAAGTCGGCACTGTTGTTGACCGAGCCCAGTGTGGCGCTGGGTTTGCTGTCAAACAGACCGGCGGCACCGGCCGGCAGGGCGAAGACGAAAAACAGCAGGCAGAGCAGACGGCGCATGACAATCTCGCGAATCAAAGGTGCGGGAATGATAGCGGACTTGGCCCTGCGCTGTGTGTCACACGCGGAACGCTTGCACGGCGGTGTGCAACTGGCCGCCCAGCAAAAGCAGGTTCTCGCCTTGCTCGCGGCCCTGGCCGATGCGCAGCAGATTGGCCCCGCCCAACTGGTGAATCCGCTCGCTGTGATCGCGAATCTCGCTGACCGCGCCGCTCTGTTGTGCGGTGATGTCGGCGATGCGGATCGCGGTGTCGGAAATGGTCTGGATTGCGCCGACAATTTTGTCCAGCGCACCGTCCGCCGATTGCGCCTGATTGGCCGTGGCCTCGGCGTGTTCGACCTGCGCGCGCATGCCCTCGACCGATTGCCTTGCGGCGGTTTGCAGGCCGGCGATCAGGGTCTGGATTTCTGCCGTGGCGCCGGCGGTGCGTTGTGCCAGCGAGCGAACTTCCTCGGCCACTACGGCAAATCCGCGACCCATTTCCCCGGCGCGGGCGGCTTCGATTGCCGCGTTGAGCGCCAGCAGGTTGGTCTGGTCGGCAATCGAGCGGATCACCGTCAGTACGCCGCCGATGGTGGCCGACTCTTCGGCCAGGTGTTCGATCATCTGCGCATTGCCCTGCACCTCGCCGACCAGCGCGTGCAGGCCGGTGAGGCTCTGGCCGATCACTTGTTGCCCGTGTTCGACGGCCAGCCCGGCATGGCGACTGGCGTCGGCAGCCTGGCGTGCATCGCCGGCCACTTGCTGGATGGTCGCTTCCAGTTCGCCGAGGGAATCACGGATCAGCGCGGTATCGCCGGCCTGATGTTCGGCACCGCTGTGCAAGTCATTACTCAGCTCGGCGAGGGTGCGACTGCTGCCCGCCACCTGCTCGGCATTGCCGCGAATGGTCCCGACCAGGTCCACCAAGTAGGCACGCAGGCGATTGAGCGAGGCTTCAATGTCGTGCAGTTCGCGGTTGATCTTGCCCAGATGAATGTCGCGGCTGAAGTCGCCTTCGGCCCAGGTCGACAGCGCCGGGGCGAGGTTGGTCAGGGTGCGGGCCAGGCGTCGTTGCAGGGTGTCGATCAGCAGCGCGATCAGCAGAATCAGGCCAATCATCACGCCTTGCATCAGGCGCACTTCACCCTGAATCTGCCCATGCTGGGCGCGCACCACCGGTTCAAGACCGGCGATGGCTTGCTGCACGGCGGCGATTTTCTGGTGGGTCGCGGTGCTCAGGTCGGTGCGTTTCTGGATCTGATCGCGGGTGCGCGCCAGCTCCGCCGGATAACGGCCGAGCAAACTGTTGAGTTCGCGTTTGAGGCCGACGCCGGCATCTTCGGCAGCGGCTTTTTCCGTGCTTTCGATGCCCATCATCGCGGCGAAGTCGTCGCTGCCGGACTCACTGCTGGCGACCACGCCGAGCAAGGGCAGGGCCTCGATTGTCTGGGCCTGGGTGCGGATGTTGCTGAGTTCGCGTTCGACATCGGCGGCCAGTTCACTGCGTCCGCTGCTGACCAGCTTGTCCCGGGCCAGCGACAGTTTGCCCAGATGTTGAGAGGCAACCAGCAGGGGCGTTAGATAGGTCGCGTTGCCGCCGGCGTAGGTGCTGAGCTGATCGAGGCTGGCGCTCAATTCGCGTTCGGCCTGCAACAGCAGAGCCTG
Protein-coding sequences here:
- the accC gene encoding acetyl-CoA carboxylase biotin carboxylase subunit, with product MTAKLEKVLIANRGEIALRILRACKEMGIKTVAVYSKADKELMHLGLADESVCIGPASAAQSYLHIPAIIAAAEVTGATAIHPGYGFLAENADFAEQVENSGFAFIGPKAETIRLMGDKVSAKHAMIEAGVPTVPGSDGPLPEDEETALRIGREVGYPVIIKAAGGGGGRGMRVVHKEEDLIASAKLTRSEAGAAFGNPMVYLEKFLTNPRHVEVQVLSDGQGNAIHLGDRDCSLQRRHQKVLEEAPAPGIDEKARQEVFARCVQACIDIGYRGAGTFEFLYENGRFYFIEMNTRVQVEHPVSEMVTGVDIVKEMLSIAAGNKLSIRQEDVVIRGHALECRINAEDPRTFMPSPGTVKHFHAPGGNGVRVDSHLYSGYAVPPNYDSLIGKLITYGATRDEAMARMRNALDEIVVDGIKTNIPLHRDLTRDEGFCKGGVNIHYLEHKLAKQS
- the accB gene encoding acetyl-CoA carboxylase biotin carboxyl carrier protein encodes the protein MDIRKVKKLIELLEESGIDELEIKEGEESVRISRHSKTPAQQYYAPAPMQAPAAAPAAAAAPVAAAAAAPAAAAAPALNGTVARSPMVGTFYRKSSPTSPAFVEVGQTVKKGDTLCIVEAMKMMNHIEAETSGVIESILVEDGQPVEYDQPLFTIV
- a CDS encoding methyl-accepting chemotaxis protein, translating into MRLKLLTNLNTLLLVAVCVALGATLWWSQKALERPYLLMERYLGLSQQFQNDVARNVEDYLASGDALRLSSASQAIEQLQKELGELPPALADTLRPSLTGLDEFSKTDLLAAGKLAGDPQALLLQAERELSASLDQLSTYAGGNATYLTPLLVASQHLGKLSLARDKLVSSGRSELAADVERELSNIRTQAQTIEALPLLGVVASSESGSDDFAAMMGIESTEKAAAEDAGVGLKRELNSLLGRYPAELARTRDQIQKRTDLSTATHQKIAAVQQAIAGLEPVVRAQHGQIQGEVRLMQGVMIGLILLIALLIDTLQRRLARTLTNLAPALSTWAEGDFSRDIHLGKINRELHDIEASLNRLRAYLVDLVGTIRGNAEQVAGSSRTLAELSNDLHSGAEHQAGDTALIRDSLGELEATIQQVAGDARQAADASRHAGLAVEHGQQVIGQSLTGLHALVGEVQGNAQMIEHLAEESATIGGVLTVIRSIADQTNLLALNAAIEAARAGEMGRGFAVVAEEVRSLAQRTAGATAEIQTLIAGLQTAARQSVEGMRAQVEHAEATANQAQSADGALDKIVGAIQTISDTAIRIADITAQQSGAVSEIRDHSERIHQLGGANLLRIGQGREQGENLLLLGGQLHTAVQAFRV
- the prmA gene encoding 50S ribosomal protein L11 methyltransferase, whose amino-acid sequence is MPWLQVRLAITPEQAETYEDAFLEVGAVSVTFMDAEDQPIFEPELNTTPLWSHTHLLALFEGGTEPEPVLAHLELLTGSPLPEHHSEVIEDQDWERSWMDGFQPMRFGQRLWIVPSWHAAPEPDAVNLLLDPGLAFGTGTHPTTALCLEWLDGQDLKDCNVLDFGCGSGILAIAALLLGAKEAVGTDIDVQALEASRDNAGRNNIADELFALYLPEDLPQVKADVLVANILAGPLVSLAPQLSGLVKSGGRLALSGILAEQGDEVAAAYAQDFDLDPIANRDGWVRITGRRR
- a CDS encoding protein-disulfide reductase DsbD; this encodes MRRLLCLLFFVFALPAGAAGLFDSKPSATLGSVNNSADFLPVREAFQLSLVESTPQSVKLRFVASEGYYLYRHRFQFRAEPAEVKLGAAQLPQGEQKHDEYFGDVEVYHGILDVELPRNDARAFTLAVTYQGCADKGLCYPPETERLSIEGNALASGASTPVTGWDWRDLALFFLAGLGLTFTPCVLPMLPILSGVVLRGQVGGLRGFNLSLAYVLPMAACFALLGALMGLFGAQLNLQARLQSAWVLVPFAMFFAVFALAMFGVFELKLPHFISSRLDRIAGRTEGGSLWGAAVLGVVSSLLVSPCVSAPLAGALLYISASGDALGGGLKLFMLGLGMGAPLLLVATGGAAWLPKSGPWMMYVKNGIGVLLLGLAIGLLSRVLPGQITLLLIGLLAGGVGLFLGALEFVYKPPRKRLGQLLGMFLLFYALACWYGAFSGQTDPLNPIAPARLADSGLSAQDGGSWQTVSTPAELDRVLLEAKTAGTPLLLDWYADWCISCKVIEHEVLNDATVVNRLKGYRLIRFDITASNAEQRTLLDRYSLFGPPALMFFGKDGVERRDVRVIGEINASDFAERVAKANDRI
- a CDS encoding dermonecrotic toxin domain-containing protein gives rise to the protein MADQQGIVEELPVAAASAGSVQEILLRITRWQVMIDKRLNSQMTLLEALEHFALTELRRHYPDGHFAPGFVVALLDAILQKLIDGRPVMFLALQDAPFRWPGGADPGLPSSRHEHVIRTVDSVSLHFLDQYKKYLREHWATKGQEALFDRLVKRKLRRYIKDIELLLHRDRLAGLTLDRLRSKIDRVQARSTRRYRLTALATGAEKKILEAHSFAQLPSWMKALKEPERALLRDYQEQTSLAQAALDDLLLGYGSLRDFARQQAIEYIQLKLDMTVEPDRIDVRLKWRSAVGEPTHNRSLSDLLACGPIGQDFAAVLEISSPAPLRNQSLKPTFVADMLAMQDYPADYLRVLAVQYERTEVLKALIDWFAARLRQSAFVARCAAHLSDSDHERLEQVWSGHAINKPLQVAALTLPNGMQCADLLVFYQAETEQVVNHLVLYAPNKPDGQEWVRLPSIAALTGEVWSWTQSESGREYLLQQLSPTAHHAARDYLLAAAASPALWGMQSDLRRAPLSFAECVEAAAKMGLANNLQRVEQDNSLRWYTTLGLEARRHISSLNQELIVHQQVFNELLGGFEVFVDFAKRTVAAAITPYMRSKNVLEPVDPATVLIDYNPGVADRRKQQVSTLLDLAIHGYDDNSGIEHPKKGVRSSVGQDLSLVRSADLALFLRRAGLGEKYASEIRGKYLDPRDAAYEPRRFAYRNVLLSKMDRDLRVARSQARLSDAVYSALVRQVSLLSQVPAPGAHFPGASMVESDGVFRFTVRHHVVLGVYVLTSFDPEPSWWLYTPDAPDGVVVRAYQSLFGDIAGALHDYLMARTPVAARSIVSRTLYAIAAKKQRVDTLYEAQRLIDARSEFNAYIERAVTDVQDITTSRAQMIERQVVKGLMFAAAPFCMVFPPFALLLDVVFIAVSAGRAVAAHLEGDVDGALGHWLEASWGALFAMVGAGSAIKWLGSAARSLKSTMRPVSLLSERLNTVAPLRREALPATREVRFHARQAVSKKPEGLQRVSEEGVFFGTWRSPPSAAQPHPAYYIRNKGKYFLVRENPHFGGLSLVDARRPNAIYQQPIRLAAGGKWVRARVGLAGGNVRDLGRVNNLNDAFPGGVEPVLNRGALQGEAVVAAFHPGSQDNYLFSLNAQSYVIASLYNPTTRAGAVIHFDHNIRPLIERSVTQVLERLGGTPQNIRATLVGGDWLSAGADIGGPVRRVLREQGLQPTWDYWSYSSCLGNSYGVVLNLNNGVSRVFKHSSGQIGGLYNPLIARSTYATDGLSIRARNFTRRFKRRPLHENAAGVVVDDAGQRASDTMVEQHAFSTVMV
- the aroQ gene encoding type II 3-dehydroquinate dehydratase, which translates into the protein MATLLVLHGPNLNLLGTREPGTYGSTTLAQINQDLERRAREAGHHLLYLQSNAEYELIDRIHAARGEGVDFILINPAAFTHTSVALRDALLGVSIPFIEVHLSNVHKREPFRHHSYFSDVAVGVICGLGASGYRLALEAALEQLEQQAIRP